A single genomic interval of bacterium harbors:
- a CDS encoding TRAP transporter large permease subunit produces the protein MSPELVTILMLLSLFVLLAGFPLAFGIGTMGLLFGYLTTGKAYLYMMPQRIINGTLSEYILAAVPLFIFMGAMMQTSGVAEKAFTILRRWMAGLRGGLAVATVALAIIFAACTGVVGASETAIGLLAVPSMLKAKYDKGLASGVVCAGGTLGILIPPSVMLILYAPMAGVSVTQMYAGALIPGMLLGVGYMLYVLIRTALNPQMGPPLAPEERIPFFSRESLVTGFKYLIPPVFLVFLVLGSIFFGVASPTEAGAVGSVGAVGLAMINRSLTWKAFRENCYLTLRITSMIIFIAIASNLYTGAFLSAGCGQVITDFLLSLGFGSWGVFITILVIIFILGCFIDWIGILLITVPIFSPILMKLGFDPLWVGLVVCVSLQISFLTPPFAYSIFYLKGIAPEIPLPAIYRGIVPFVCIQAIVTALCIAFPELCIWLPKALEGAK, from the coding sequence GTGAGCCCCGAGCTTGTGACCATCCTCATGCTTCTTAGCCTCTTTGTGCTCTTGGCAGGATTTCCCCTGGCCTTCGGGATAGGCACCATGGGGCTTCTGTTCGGGTACCTGACCACGGGAAAGGCCTACCTGTACATGATGCCCCAAAGAATAATAAACGGGACCCTCTCGGAGTATATTCTGGCAGCGGTGCCTCTTTTTATCTTCATGGGGGCCATGATGCAAACCTCTGGGGTGGCCGAGAAGGCTTTCACCATCCTCAGGAGGTGGATGGCAGGTCTGAGGGGTGGATTGGCCGTGGCCACCGTGGCCCTGGCCATAATCTTTGCAGCCTGTACTGGGGTCGTGGGGGCTTCCGAGACTGCCATAGGGCTCTTGGCAGTGCCCTCCATGCTCAAGGCCAAGTACGACAAGGGATTGGCAAGTGGAGTGGTGTGCGCTGGAGGCACACTGGGAATCCTTATTCCCCCAAGCGTCATGTTGATCTTGTATGCGCCCATGGCCGGGGTTTCTGTGACTCAGATGTATGCAGGAGCTCTGATTCCGGGAATGCTTCTGGGTGTGGGTTACATGCTCTATGTCCTGATCCGTACGGCCTTGAACCCCCAAATGGGCCCTCCTTTGGCCCCAGAGGAAAGGATTCCCTTTTTCTCCAGGGAATCCCTTGTGACGGGCTTCAAGTATTTGATACCACCTGTGTTTTTGGTTTTTTTGGTGCTGGGCTCCATATTTTTCGGGGTGGCTTCCCCCACAGAGGCTGGAGCCGTAGGATCTGTGGGGGCAGTGGGCCTGGCCATGATAAACAGGAGCTTGACATGGAAGGCATTTAGGGAGAACTGCTACCTCACCTTGAGAATAACCTCCATGATAATCTTCATTGCCATAGCCTCCAATCTTTACACTGGGGCTTTCTTGAGCGCAGGCTGCGGTCAGGTAATAACGGATTTTCTGCTTTCCCTGGGATTCGGCTCTTGGGGGGTATTCATCACCATCCTGGTGATCATCTTTATTCTAGGCTGTTTCATAGACTGGATCGGGATTCTGCTCATCACAGTGCCCATTTTTTCCCCCATCCTCATGAAGCTGGGTTTTGATCCTTTGTGGGTGGGGCTGGTGGTGTGTGTGAGCCTCCAGATATCTTTCCTAACGCCTCCTTTCGCTTACTCCATCTTCTATCTCAAAGGCATAGCCCCAGAGATCCCCCTTCCAGCCATATACAGA
- a CDS encoding TRAP transporter small permease subunit, producing the protein MEKVFRAVDRASEWTGKFSSYLMPALVMAICYDIVMRYVFNKPTHWAFEVTYMTYGAYSVLGVAYCQALKTHVRMDLLYARLSPRTQAVVEAICYLLLFFPLLLVLTYKCGEHGLWTLSSGERSSVSVWRPHLWPFKLAITFGFLLFLFQGLVDFLRTLEKVIKGGAR; encoded by the coding sequence TTGGAGAAGGTTTTTCGGGCAGTGGATAGGGCCAGCGAGTGGACGGGAAAGTTCTCAAGTTATCTTATGCCTGCACTGGTCATGGCCATATGCTACGACATAGTGATGAGATACGTATTCAACAAGCCTACCCACTGGGCCTTCGAGGTCACTTACATGACCTACGGGGCTTACTCGGTGTTGGGTGTGGCATACTGTCAGGCCCTCAAGACTCATGTCAGGATGGATCTGCTCTATGCAAGGCTGTCTCCCAGGACGCAGGCTGTGGTTGAGGCAATTTGTTATTTGTTGCTTTTTTTCCCCCTCCTGCTGGTATTGACCTACAAATGCGGGGAACATGGGCTTTGGACCTTGAGCTCAGGGGAGCGCTCTTCGGTGAGCGTATGGCGGCCCCACCTTTGGCCCTTCAAACTGGCCATCACCTTTGGGTTCCTTCTTTTTCTCTTCCAGGGCCTAGTGGACTTCTTGAGAACCTTAGAGAAGGTGATTAAGGGAGGTGCCAGGTGA
- the dctP gene encoding TRAP transporter substrate-binding protein DctP, whose translation MRKMGLVLATVALAVCLVMPAMAQEKVIKWKVQGFVPAGMLYHEAMLRTAEEVKKVTNGRLVWECFPAGALVPPFEGLKAVSDGVYEANFGYTGQWVGKIPVSPLFTAAPGGLNALDMQMWLEHGGGKELHQEMYDKYGYKVKVFHDAPIAMEIFMWAKKPLKKLEDWKGIKFRMMPVMGDVLTKHGLSVVFMPAGEIMPNLQRGVIDAAEYSIPAFDKTLGIWEVCKYLHLPGVHQPASQLEIVVNKKAWEALPADLKVQVEAAIGKMRLLNWLWMESENIKAMDFFKEKGIEIVEVDPETVKTFIKWAEDYLDEMSAKDEFFKKVWESQKAFGKKWYPYSKMFSLPH comes from the coding sequence ATGAGGAAGATGGGATTGGTTTTGGCGACGGTGGCCTTGGCCGTTTGTTTGGTCATGCCAGCAATGGCTCAGGAAAAGGTCATCAAGTGGAAGGTCCAGGGTTTTGTGCCAGCAGGCATGCTGTATCACGAGGCCATGCTTAGGACCGCGGAAGAGGTAAAGAAGGTAACCAATGGCCGCCTTGTTTGGGAATGTTTCCCTGCCGGGGCTCTGGTGCCTCCCTTCGAGGGGCTCAAGGCCGTAAGCGATGGGGTCTATGAAGCAAACTTCGGGTACACCGGGCAGTGGGTTGGAAAGATTCCCGTCTCACCGCTTTTTACGGCAGCCCCTGGAGGTCTCAATGCCCTGGACATGCAGATGTGGCTGGAGCATGGAGGAGGCAAGGAGCTTCATCAGGAGATGTATGACAAGTACGGCTACAAGGTGAAGGTCTTCCATGATGCCCCCATAGCAATGGAGATCTTCATGTGGGCCAAGAAGCCTTTGAAGAAGCTGGAGGACTGGAAGGGTATCAAGTTCAGGATGATGCCGGTAATGGGAGATGTGCTGACCAAGCACGGCCTTTCTGTGGTATTCATGCCAGCAGGGGAGATCATGCCCAACCTTCAAAGAGGTGTGATAGATGCGGCGGAGTACAGCATTCCAGCCTTTGACAAGACCCTGGGCATTTGGGAGGTGTGCAAGTACCTGCACCTGCCCGGTGTCCACCAGCCCGCCTCCCAGCTGGAGATAGTGGTCAACAAGAAAGCCTGGGAGGCGTTGCCTGCGGATCTCAAGGTGCAGGTGGAGGCCGCCATAGGCAAGATGAGGCTTTTGAACTGGCTATGGATGGAGTCTGAAAACATCAAGGCCATGGACTTCTTCAAGGAGAAGGGCATAGAGATAGTGGAAGTGGATCCTGAGACCGTCAAGACCTTCATCAAGTGGGCTGAAGACTATCTGGACGAGATGTCGGCCAAGGACGAGTTCTTCAAGAAGGTGTGGGAGTCCCAGAAGGCCTTTGGCAAGAAGTGGTATCCGTATTCCAAGATGTTTTCCCTGCCCCATTGA